The genomic interval TCTTTTTGATAATATGTATGTAAATATTTTGTTAAATTCCTTAATGCTCTTCCATATTCAGCATCATCTGCTTTCATTAAAATTTTATCATATTCTTCTTTTTCTGTATCACTTAACTTTTCTTTAACATAACTATGTTCTTCATATACTTCTCTCAAAAGTGCTTTTAATTCAAAAAAGGCATCTTCCCAAGTATTTTTCTTTAAATCTTTTAATGAGATAAATATTACAGGATACTCTCCTTGTTCTTTAAAATATTCTGATTTTTCTATATATAAATCTTTAAATAATTTTCTATTTTCTTCTGCATTTTTTACATCAAAAAAATACTTTAATGTACTCATATTTAAAGTTTTTCCAAATCTTCTTGGTCTAGTAAATAATTTTATTTTTGTCCTATCTTTTAATAGTTCTTCTATCCAATTTGTTTTATCAAAATAATAACAATCTTCTTTTATTATTTCTTTAAAATCATCTATTCCTAAACCTATTCCTTTTTTCATAGAAGCCTCCTTTCATTATTTTAGATTTTCAAAAAATAACCAAAAGTTACTGTATCTATTTACAGAGTTTAAATCTTTTTTTATTATCAAGAAGAACATACTCTATAAAAAGCTCTTTTTATATCAGATTGTTTTGTTTCTTTGTATAGTTGTTCAGCTTGTTCTTGAATAATTAACTCTCTCAAATACATATCTCTTAAATTATTATTAGGTTTTATATACTTAAATCTTATATATCTATTTTCTGGATTAGTTGTTGAAAATACAATATTTTTCTTATCTATTTTTTCAAGAATTCTTAAGTTATGTGAAGTAAAAATCAATTGTCCTTTTATTTCACTTGATAATACCTCCAATATTTCTCCTAATAAATATTCAAAAATCCCAGAATCTAACTCATCAATAGCTAAACAAACAGAAGGTTGATTATATCCAGCTATAAGTACTCCTAATATAGAAATTATTCTTTTAATTCCTTCTGATTCGTATCTTAAAGAAATTGGTTTCCCCTCTCTAATTGAACGTAAATCAGCAATTATATTTGTATTCCCATCGGGAAGTGTTTCTTTTCTTTGTTCTTCAATTTTTAATTGAAGATCTGGAATGATTCTTTTTAAAACTATATTTATCTCGTTTATAGCGTTTTCTACACTTGGATATATTAATTGATTCACAATAATACTTTCATTTTTATCTATTTGAATTGGTAGATCACCACAAGAATTTAAATTTTTTATTTTTAATGGTAATAATAAATTTAAAGTTATCATTCCAATCTCTTTATTAGAAACAATAAATAAATTTAAATTTCCATAGTATTCTAAAGCTTCAATAATATAGATTAGATCTGTATTATCTTTTAAAAAGGCTTTAATCTCTTCTGAGAATATTGATGAGACTCTCATTTTTTTAGATATCCCTTGAATTACAAGTATTTTTAATAAATCTATTTCATTAGAGAAATTTTTATTATATTTTTTCAATTTTATAATATCTTCACTAAATGGAGTTTCTATTAAAGTTTGAGTATTTTTCCATCTTTTATCTTCTTCTATATAAATTGAATATTTTATAATTTCATTTAAAATTTCAATAGTACTGTTTTCTGTTTTTCCTATAACAATTTTATATTCTACTATATATTTTTTATCTTCTATTTCAATATAAAATTTGAATAAAAGTTTAATATTTTTCTCTCCATAAGTTATTAAGTTCTTTAAGTCATCATCTAATGGCATTCCCACTAAAATAGACTTTAATATAGATAGAGCTTCAATTACGGTCGTTTTTCCAGATCCATTTTGTCCATAAACTCCTAGAATATCTCCTATTTGTAATGTTAGGGTTTCTTTTATGTTGGAGTTTAAAAAATTTATTTTTCCATTTTTTACATTTTTTAGATTGATTATTCCTATTTCTAATAATCTCACAATTATATTTTTCATCTTTCATCCTCCATCTATATAATTATCTTAATTATCATTATTATTTTTATTATATTATATATCATAGTATAAATCAATTTATTTTTTTAATTTGTCACATTTTTTTACAAAATAAATAAAATGTTTTTTAATAAAAAAGAGAATCTTCTTAAGATTTCTCTCAAAAAAATTCTTTTAATCTCACTATTTATTTCCATACATTTCTTCATAGTATTTTTGATAATCTCCTGAAGCTACTTCATTAACCCATTCTTGATTTTCTAAATACCATTTAACAGTCTTTCTTATTCCTGTTTCAAAGTCTGTTTCTGGATACCATCCTAAGTCTTTTGCTATCTTAGACGGATCTATTGCATATCTCATATCATGTCCTAATCTATCTTGTACATAAGTTATTAAGTCATAGTTAATATTCGATAGGTCAGTTTTTAAAACTTTTTTATATTCATCATTATTAGTAATTTCTTCTTTTAATATATCTATTACTAATTTAACTATATTTATATTTTTTTCTTCGTTGAAACCACCTATATTATATACTTCTCCAACTTTAGCATTTCTTAATACTAAGTCTATTCCTTTACAGTGATCTTCAACATATAGCCAATCTCTTACATTATCTCCCTTTCCATATACTGGAAGCTTTTTGCCTTCTAAAATATTTTTTATCATTAAAGGTATTAACTTTTCAGGGAAATGATAAGGTCCATAGTTATTAGAACATCTTGTTATATTTATTGGTAACTTATATGTTTCACCATAAGCTATAACAATGTGGTCTGCTCCTGTTTTTGAAGCTGAATAAGGACTTCTTGGATTTAATGAACTTTCTTCTGTTACAAATTCATTCCCATAAGTCTTTAAATTTTTTCTATTTTTAACAACTTTCTTAACAGCTTCATCATCAATCACAAGTTCTATTGCTTCATCATAATCTTTTGATA from Fusobacterium pseudoperiodonticum carries:
- a CDS encoding AAA family ATPase; amino-acid sequence: MKNIIVRLLEIGIINLKNVKNGKINFLNSNIKETLTLQIGDILGVYGQNGSGKTTVIEALSILKSILVGMPLDDDLKNLITYGEKNIKLLFKFYIEIEDKKYIVEYKIVIGKTENSTIEILNEIIKYSIYIEEDKRWKNTQTLIETPFSEDIIKLKKYNKNFSNEIDLLKILVIQGISKKMRVSSIFSEEIKAFLKDNTDLIYIIEALEYYGNLNLFIVSNKEIGMITLNLLLPLKIKNLNSCGDLPIQIDKNESIIVNQLIYPSVENAINEINIVLKRIIPDLQLKIEEQRKETLPDGNTNIIADLRSIREGKPISLRYESEGIKRIISILGVLIAGYNQPSVCLAIDELDSGIFEYLLGEILEVLSSEIKGQLIFTSHNLRILEKIDKKNIVFSTTNPENRYIRFKYIKPNNNLRDMYLRELIIQEQAEQLYKETKQSDIKRAFYRVCSS
- a CDS encoding dTDP-glucose 4,6-dehydratase, yielding MKTYLVTGAAGFIGANFLKYILKKHEDINVIIVDVLTYAGNLGTIKEELKDSRVKFEKVDIRDRKEIERIFSENKVDYVVNFAAESHVDRSIENPQIFLETNILGTQNLLDNAKKAWTVSKDENGYPVYREDVKYLQISTDEVYGSLSKDYDEAIELVIDDEAVKKVVKNRKNLKTYGNEFVTEESSLNPRSPYSASKTGADHIVIAYGETYKLPINITRCSNNYGPYHFPEKLIPLMIKNILEGKKLPVYGKGDNVRDWLYVEDHCKGIDLVLRNAKVGEVYNIGGFNEEKNINIVKLVIDILKEEITNNDEYKKVLKTDLSNINYDLITYVQDRLGHDMRYAIDPSKIAKDLGWYPETDFETGIRKTVKWYLENQEWVNEVASGDYQKYYEEMYGNK